The genomic stretch AGGATTCATGTTGATTGTTCAACTCACCTTGATTTCTTTCATAAATTGCAGCTGAAGCTCTTAAGTGTTGGCATGGTTTAGGGACTGACACAAAGCAACAGGCCTTACTTCCATGTAACTCTACTGACCTGTGTGCAACTCTTGCCTATCAAGGTATCTgtgaaaagtataaaaataaaccaGATTTTTCCTTAATGTCATTCACTTATTCAGTTTTAGATGGGATTTCTGCCTTACAGTGTTCAATCTGTGTTTCACTTTACAGTAAATACGGTTGGAGATTTCACTATATCCAAAAGCAGGTCATGTTTGCCATCCTCACTTTTCAGTGAAGGAAAGCACGCATTTTCATTCTATCGTGGTTTtgaaagtagggctgcaactgttCATGTGTGCAGCACAGATGGCTGCAATGATCAAGTCATTCCTTGTAAGTAAAGAGAAAAGTTTCcctttttaaagacacaaaatcaCATTCACATGTAGTATCAGTCTATTGTTGGTCACAGTGAAGAACAATAAGTCACTTCGTGTCTTATACAGTTTCTGCCATGTCTCCTGTTCTGTTTCAGACCCTGGTACTCTGAAGAGAAATAACCTGCAGTGTTTCACCTGTGATGATCGATTCTCTGCTGCATGTAACAACGTAGTAAAGTGTTTCGGAGAGCAGGACCGCTGCATCAATGGGACTGGTGAGCCCTCATGATCATTTTGTGCCTCAAAAGACATTATTAATGTCTTCAAAGGGGCCATTTCCTGttgattgaattaaaaaaaaaactaacagtGAGTTTGTCATCCACAGTGGCAGATAATGAGGGCAAAACATTGCCTGTGTCTGGCTGTATCTCTGCAAACCTCTGTGAAATTGGTCCTCTCTGGAAGTACCTGCCTCTTCTGGCTTCGGATGTTAAATTACTCAGTGGTCCAAAATGTTGTGAAAgcagcttctgtaactcagcCTGGTCTGTCAAACTGAATGTGATCCCTTTGCTATTTGGACTCATTACTCTTATCATCTATtagaagaaagagaaactaaCAAAATAGCAAAAGGACACGTGTAGTGTTTGTGAATAAGCCAAACTTTTACTTctattgcttttatattctgttttgatgccttttattctctatgtaaagcactttgaattgccttgttgttgaaatgtgctatacaaataaacttgccttacCTTGCCTATGTCTATCATCTTCTCACAAAATTTACATAGTGAGATGCCTTAAACATTATGAATGTTTTAGCTTggtaaataattattttaatcataaCTGCAGCATCCCAGTTAAAAAAGTTAGCTAATGATAATCCTGTCTGGTTCAGTTACAACTACATCTATTTACAAAATGATAACTTTTGCTACTTTATGTGTAAGTAACGAGTAAATTTAGAAGTAAAAGTACCCATCAAAATAAGTACTTGCAGTGCAGATGAAGAGAGTATCTAATTAGTGAAGAATACTTGAGTAGTGAGTAACTTGATGAAAACTCATAATTCATGAGTATATTGGTTCAGTTCTTGGTTCAATCCTGTTCTCTGCTGCATCATTTCTTGCTTTGATATCATTTATCAGTGTTATGCTAACGAGACATCTGCATCTCAGTTTGTCATACCCACCTAATCAAATCCATCTAAATAATGGTGTGAAGTAAGGATTTACTAAGAAAGAGTGGAGCTATCGAATTGTCTGTAATGCTTGCTGTGACTCTGGCCATGTAAACctgattttcttgattaaagTTAAAACTCTGAATCCTGctctgtgtgtatttactgACTGTATGGCGTGACCCTCCCCTAAACGTACTAAACATACAGTCCTACAACTCCTCCACAGtttccaaatattaaaagtaagGCTAAGGCTATTGCTGGGGGAGAGCAGGGGTTAAGAGTGCATTCTGCCCAGCTAAGAAGAGAAATGGATAGAAGAACTGAGAAGATGCTGTCTCTACTTTACAGACTGAAAAACCACTTGAGATCTGAGACTTTAATATAAGCACATGTGTGATGGGTTGTGGTTACTGTTGTTGAGAACAGTTGCTTgggtgctgctgtgtgatgtacTATTCTTAACTTTGTCAGTTAGAACTGTTGCGTATTGAGAGCGCAGCTGCATAGATTCTTAGAGAACAGGATCTCTCCAAGTAGGTCACACGCTTTGTGCATGAACACTTCAGGCATTGTTAGAATTCTAAATTGTTACTAtccattgttgtttttcatatattttggttttaatATCCTTTTTTAGTATTATCCACTTACATATAACCAATGAAATGCTTTGAATTTAAAAGGTATGTCGTATAGATTTCTGCTTTTCTGGAATTTTTAGCAGCTTTTTAGCTTATTAAATTGTACTCTTTTGAGATCTTGTAGTTTGCTTGTTAGTGGTATGTAAGAGACACTTTTTTCACATGCATGCGTGCGTGTTGCTGAGTgtgtagttctgtgtgtgtaatatCTCAGtatgggtatgtgtgtgtgtatgttgtaaaACAGGGGTGTCAAGAAAGcccccctccttccttcctctttcattCTTGGCCATTTGCCCCTATCTTAACCATACATGGGCACAGAAGTTTGTTAAATTATAGGAgtgattttgtttgtattggATGAAATGAATAGAAAGGTGTCAACTGTATTTTTCTAGCAGGGAAGCATCATGAGTTTAGGGGTAATAAAACACCATTTGACTTTAATTCCCAGGAGTTAttatagttttgtgttttttgattattttttaattttttattttgtttttattttatattttgtctaGCAGGGAAATGTGGAATATGTAATAGGATTATCATCCCCTTTTTTCTGCAGCTAATATAGTTTTGTGATAAGCAATGGctgaatagagagagagagaagtggcaCTCCTTTTCCTGCAGTGTTAAACATGATTCTGTTTGATGTAGACAGTGCCCCCTACAGTGTTAttatagttttgtgttttttcattagtttttatttttattttgtttttaatttttgcatcatttttgTGTCAATTGTGTTCTTCTAGCATGTAAGTGTCATGAGTTATCACGTTTTTTTATCCCCTTATTTCCCTGCAGCTAATATAGAGTTGGGAATAGAGAGGTGTTATTTATTCTCTCTGAAAGGAATTGTCAGCGGGAAATCAAATTTCCCCCTTTCTTCATTCTACAGATTCATCTGTATTTCCCCACAGTATTGAAACATGGTGTAAGggtaattaaatgtattttgatctTTTAATTCCCAAAAAACTGCCGCAAGAGCAGCTGCAAAGGAACGGTGGTCATGTGTGGTACATACCTCATCAGTGGGTTTACCataagcaaaagaaaaaactcaGAGTTGTGTTTGACTGTTCCGCATCATATGGAAGTAAATCTCAACACAGAGCTTCTTCAAGGTCCAGATTTGGCTAGCCCACTACTTGGTGTCCTGCTCAGGTTCCGTCAGGAGTGAATTGCAATAATGGTAGATACTCAAGCTACGTATTACCAAGTACAAGTACATGAAGATCACCGTGACTTCCTCAGATTTTTGTGGTGGCCTAAAGGGGATTTTACTAAACCACTGGAAGTCTACCAGATGAATGTTCATCTCTTTGGTGCTGTATCATCTCCAAGTATTTCTAACTTCACCTtgctgaaaacaggaaaagataACTCAGACAAGTACAGCATGTAGGTATTTGACATAACTAAACAGAGCTTGTTTGTTGACAAAGGACATCAGGGAAGCATGTTCTCAAGGAGGCTTTACTCTAAGCAAATGGGTGAGCAACAGCTGTGAGGTACTCATAACTGTTCCTGAAAGTCACACAGCCAGCTTGATTTGGACAAAGAGGAACCAGATCTTGAAAGAGTGCTGGGTATCCAGTGGAGTATCCAAAGAGACAAATTTACCTTCAAGGTTACTGTCAAAAGCAGAGCTCCTACAAGACGGGCAATCCTTTCTATAGTCATTTCCATCTATGAACCACTGGGTTCCCTTTCACCCTTTATCCTCAAAGCCAAGCAAATCATTCAGAGGCTCGGTGTTGAAAAATGTGGACCTATAAGGACTGCATCACTTCTGTGACACAAGTGAGTCAGGATATGGGACCATACGCTACTTAAGGCTCACAAATAACATGGGAGATGTTCATGTTACCTTTGTACTGGGGAAATCCAGAGTGACTCCTCTGAAGCAGATCGCAATCCCAAGGCTTGAGCTTGCAGCTGCAACTCTTACTGCGAAAGTGGATAGAATGCTACAGAAGGAGCTTTACTTTCTAAACGGACAGTACATCCATATTGATGATGCTTCACGTGACTACATATAGAACCATTCTTAAATTCCACCTGATGATTGAATGGCCCTGAAACTGAATGGCCTGAAGACCAGAGGTTCTTGGCCATATCTCCTCAAATGATCCAGAGGTAAAAAGAGACCTCACTGTAAATTGTTCAAACACAAAGAATGCTGCAACTAGCAAGATAACTGAACACTACTTATCATGGAGAAATTGCCAAGAGCTGTTGGTTGTTGAAGCTTAAAAAATTCCTGATGCTTTGAAGTCAAAGGGCAAAGCTAAAGGTTCCTATGACACGCTTAAAACTGACAGATGAACAAGGCTTGTCTGTAGAGAACTTGGACAAAGCATAGAGGGCAATAATTCgctatgaacaacagcattactTCCACTCAGAACTCAGTTATTTGGAAAATGGTAAACCAGTTAAAATGGACAGTTCCATATGCAAACTGGATCTGATTGTTGATGACGGTATCCTAAGGATTGGAGGACAGATAAGTAAAGCAGCCACGCCAGTGAGCTTGAAAAACCTGATTATCCCTCCCAAAACTATATCCAAACTGATATTGTGTGATATCCACCAGCAGGTTGGGCACTCAGGAAGGAACCATATGCTCTCCAGACTTGGCCAGAAATTCAGGCTACCTTCTGCCAACTCATCTGCCAGAAAAATCATCAAGTCTGGTGTTTTTTGTAGATGCCTGCAATCAAATGTTGGGAGCAGAAAATGGCCGACTTACCAAAGGATTATACAACTCCTGATTTGCCACCCTTCTCTCATGTGGGCATTGAttattcagttcaattcaattcaatatttatatatctccaaatcataacaaaagttatctcagggcacttttcacatagagcaggtcagtACAGTAATTTACAGACACCCAACatttcccccatgagcagcacttggcaacagcgtcgaggaaaaactcccctttaacaagaagaaacctcaagcagaaccgggttctaggtgggcagccatcaGTTGGGTTGAtagagaaaaaagagggaggaggagaagcataataacaacaataatgacaatagcaacaatgataataatagaaatatgtgGTAATAATAAactagtaataatagtaattaataataattatttcgGACCTCTAGAGGTTAAAAGAGGTCAGGCTCACGTGAAGCGATGGGGAGTGATATTTACCTGCCTGGTGAGCTAAGCTGTTCATCTGGAAGTGGTGAACACATTAGATACAGACTCCTGCATCACTACCATACGGTGGTTTTTGTGTCAGAGAGGACTAGTACTGAGCGTTCAAACAGATTGTGGTACCGATTTTACAGGTGCTCAGAAAGAACTAGAGGACACTTTGAGCCAACTACTTCACCAAATGATTCAGGATGCACTGCTGACCAATCGAGTCAAATGATTGTTAAATCC from Thunnus albacares chromosome 9, fThuAlb1.1, whole genome shotgun sequence encodes the following:
- the LOC122988681 gene encoding uncharacterized protein LOC122988681, giving the protein MMKLILSLTLIWTLSSTAEALKCWHGLGTDTKQQALLPCNSTDLCATLAYQVNTVGDFTISKSRSCLPSSLFSEGKHAFSFYRGFESRAATVHVCSTDGCNDQVIPYPGTLKRNNLQCFTCDDRFSAACNNVVKCFGEQDRCINGTVADNEGKTLPVSGCISANLCEIGPLWKYLPLLASDVKLLSGPKCCESSFCNSAWSVKLNVIPLLFGLITLIIY